A genome region from Carya illinoinensis cultivar Pawnee chromosome 2, C.illinoinensisPawnee_v1, whole genome shotgun sequence includes the following:
- the LOC122294691 gene encoding phylloplanin-like, which produces MASKSAVFVLLMVVVAVAAPIAVAQTGILDNPLSVIRIQGTVFCSINATLNGTASPVFPNALVQLRCRSGNVVSISTTNRLGVFGILVLPIQISLPSLLSDCNLIVTTPLVRCNATLPSVGVLRSPLQSVGNTTVGLLRVFNVAPTGFVYVLSP; this is translated from the exons ATGGCCTCAAAATCAGCTGTCTTTGTTTTGCTTATGGTAGTTGTTGCAGTAGCAGCCCCAATAGCAGTAGCACAAACTGGGATCTTGGATAATCCGCTGTCTGTGATCCGCATACAGGGGACTGTGTTTTGCTCTATCAATGCCACTCTCAATGGTACTGCCAGCCCGGTCTTCCCAA ATGCTCTGGTACAACTGCGGTGCCGATCTGGAAATGTGGTTTCGATTTCAACGACGAATCGGTTGGGAGTGTTCGGCATCCTGGTCCTTCCCATACAAATATCGCTCCCTTCACTCTTGTCTGATTGCAATCTAATTGTCACCACACCACTCGTCAGGTGCAATGCTACTCTTCCCAGTGTGGGGGTCTTGAGATCGCCCTTACAGTCCGTAGGAAACACTACTGTTGGCCTCCTTCGTGTTTTCAACGTTGCTCCAACTGGATTCGTATATGTTCTCTCACCTTGA